GAAGTACAAGAAAATTTCCGGCGGCCTGAAAGAATTTATCAGACTATTTTTATTCTGCTCGGTGTCAACATTCATTTACGGTGTAATATCGGGCTCATTCTTCGGAGATTTTATTGATGCGTTCTTGCCTCCGTTAGTGCCGTTGAAAAATTCTTTAATGCTCGTTGATCCGATGAAGAATCCCATGCAGGTATTAGGAATCTCGTTATTATTAGGTGTGATTCACTTGATGTTCGGACTCTTAATTGCAGCATATGACAAGATGAGACACGGCGAATTTATTGACGCGATCGGAAACGATATTTCATGGTTCTTGTTTATAGTGGGCTTGTGCTTACTGGGTGTAACTATGGGCGGAATGTTACCGGCACACTTTGAGCAGATTGGTGCAGCGATGGCAGGACTCGGAGCAATAATTATTTTCTTGTACGCTGGCAAAGGCGAGAGAAATATTTTCAAGCGCATAATTTCCGGATTCTTAGCTTTATATGGCGCAACGTCATATTTAGGCGACATTTTGAGCTACAGCAGATTATTAGCACTGGGTTTCGGCTCTGCAGTAATCGGAGTAGTAATTAATTTGCTGGGCGGGCTTGCTTCTGATATTCCATATATCGGCTGGCTTGTTGCAGTAGTAGTTGTAATCGGCGGACATATTTTCAGCATAGCAATAAACATGCTTGGAAGTTTTGTACACCCGTTAAGGCTTCAATACGTCGAATTTTTCGGCAAATTTTACACGGGCGGCGGAGAACCGTTTACCCCGTTGACGCTCTCACAAGAATATGTAAATGTGAAGGCGTAGAAATAAAAATTTTTTACTCGAAAGGAAAGTGTTTATCATTATGGAACTTCTTGGACTTTCACTCGCACTGTTCGGGGCAGCATTAGCAGCAGCTCTAGCCGGCATAGGGTCAGCAATTGGAATCGGTATCGCAGGAGGAGCAGCAGCAGGAGTTATGACAGAGGATCCTAACAAATTCGGTTCATGCTTGATTCTTCAGGCGTTACCCGGCACACAGGGAATTTACGGACTCTTAATCGCATTCTTTGTGTTAAGCAAAATAGGACTTCTCGGCGGCGCGGGTGCAGTTGCATTAAATTGGAATCAGGGCTTGCAGATTTTCGCGTCATGTCTTCCGATAGCAGTTGTCGGCTGGTATTCAGCAATTTGGCAGGGCAAGACATCAGCGGCATCAATTCAGATGATTTCAAAGAAGCCTGAAGCAATGGGTAAAGCAGTAATTCTCCCCGCAATGGTCGAGACTTATGCAGTCCTTGCACTTCTTACGAGTATATTAATGCTCATGGGAGTTCAGGTAGGTTAATTAGGCAGGTGTTGATAAATGGCACTTGCAGACATCAAAGCAAAAATTAAAGCAGATTCACAGGCACAAATTAAAGCACTTGAGGCAGAGAATGACGCAAAAGTTCGCGACATCAGCCGCAAAGTAAACGCAGAAATTAAAGCCGTGCAGGATTCTTACGCGACGAGACTCGCA
This sequence is a window from Synergistaceae bacterium. Protein-coding genes within it:
- a CDS encoding V-type ATP synthase subunit K, with product MELLGLSLALFGAALAAALAGIGSAIGIGIAGGAAAGVMTEDPNKFGSCLILQALPGTQGIYGLLIAFFVLSKIGLLGGAGAVALNWNQGLQIFASCLPIAVVGWYSAIWQGKTSAASIQMISKKPEAMGKAVILPAMVETYAVLALLTSILMLMGVQVG